Proteins from one Ardenticatena maritima genomic window:
- a CDS encoding Ig-like domain-containing protein: MRFLVLGLLALGLVACGASPAPTVDIIAPVNGQRIPTGREVGVHVRANAPHPLDRVEFYANRELFAVLTPPHATTTFEGVAYWVPPTPGAVRFDVRTFDRFGHASMLTTVVVEAVGEPLR; the protein is encoded by the coding sequence ATGCGTTTCCTGGTGTTGGGGCTGTTGGCGCTGGGGCTCGTTGCATGTGGCGCGTCGCCGGCGCCAACAGTTGACATCATCGCGCCGGTGAACGGGCAACGCATTCCCACAGGTCGTGAAGTTGGCGTACACGTGCGCGCAAACGCCCCCCACCCCCTTGACCGCGTTGAGTTTTACGCGAACCGTGAGCTCTTCGCTGTGCTCACCCCACCCCACGCCACGACCACGTTTGAAGGCGTTGCCTATTGGGTGCCGCCCACCCCCGGCGCGGTGCGGTTCGACGTGCGAACGTTTGATCGGTTTGGGCACGCCAGCATGCTTACCACAGTGGTGGTGGAAGCCGTGGGGGAACCTCTGCGATAG
- a CDS encoding 2Fe-2S iron-sulfur cluster-binding protein encodes MPTINIVGFGTCEVAEGTRLVKAIKACGVDIGHRCGGFARCTTCRVEFIEGEPDVMTRAEYEKLKESGLFGKVRLACQIVVDRDMTVKPLMRVSEQGWSDPGPEPEDSVTPEAVFIPISELERE; translated from the coding sequence ATGCCAACCATCAACATTGTCGGATTTGGAACCTGCGAAGTTGCCGAAGGCACTCGCCTCGTCAAAGCCATCAAAGCCTGCGGCGTTGATATCGGGCATCGCTGCGGCGGCTTTGCACGTTGTACCACCTGCCGCGTCGAATTCATTGAAGGTGAACCCGACGTGATGACACGCGCCGAATACGAAAAGCTCAAAGAAAGTGGGCTGTTTGGAAAAGTGCGCCTGGCATGCCAGATTGTGGTTGATCGGGATATGACAGTGAAGCCGCTCATGCGCGTCTCTGAACAGGGGTGGAGCGACCCCGGCCCCGAGCCGGAAGATAGTGTGACACCCGAAGCCGTCTTCATCCCGATTAGCGAGTTGGAACGCGAATAA
- the pcaF gene encoding 3-oxoadipyl-CoA thiolase, with protein sequence MHEDVFIVDAVRTPVGRHGGALAKVRPDDMAALVIKALVERTGVAPESIEDVVFGCANQAGEDNRNVARMALLLAGLPVTVGGTTINRLCGSSMDAVHYGARTIMVGDAEVIIAGGVESMSRAPYALPKAEYAYPRGNLTAYDTTLGWRFPNPKMEAMFPLESMGETAENIYDLTHISREEQDLFAYQSQMKAKAAIESGRFKDEIVPVEVPQRKGPPIIVDTDEHPRPDTTLEKLARLKPAFRPNGTVTAGNASGINDGAAALLLANRAQIERQGLKPMARIVSMAVAGVDPRTMGLGPVPATRKALARAGLRIEDIDLVELNEAFAVQALACIRELGLNPDIVNVNGGAIALGHPLGCSGARILTTLVHEMRRRDNVRYGLATMCIGVGQGIATIVEKVEG encoded by the coding sequence ATGCACGAAGACGTGTTCATTGTTGACGCCGTGCGCACACCCGTGGGACGCCATGGCGGCGCACTGGCAAAAGTACGTCCCGACGACATGGCGGCGCTTGTCATCAAAGCGCTGGTAGAACGTACCGGAGTTGCCCCGGAGAGCATCGAAGACGTTGTGTTCGGTTGCGCCAATCAGGCGGGGGAAGACAACCGCAACGTTGCCCGTATGGCGCTCCTGCTGGCTGGATTGCCGGTCACGGTCGGCGGCACAACCATCAACCGCTTGTGCGGTTCCAGCATGGATGCGGTGCATTACGGCGCCCGCACCATCATGGTCGGCGACGCCGAAGTCATCATCGCGGGCGGTGTGGAAAGCATGAGCCGCGCCCCCTACGCACTCCCCAAAGCCGAATACGCCTACCCACGCGGCAACCTCACCGCCTACGATACCACCCTCGGCTGGCGCTTCCCCAACCCCAAAATGGAAGCCATGTTCCCGCTCGAAAGCATGGGCGAAACCGCCGAAAACATCTACGACCTGACACACATCTCCCGCGAAGAACAAGACCTGTTCGCCTACCAAAGCCAGATGAAAGCCAAAGCCGCCATCGAAAGCGGGCGCTTCAAAGATGAAATCGTGCCGGTGGAAGTGCCGCAACGCAAAGGGCCGCCCATCATCGTGGATACGGACGAACACCCCCGCCCCGATACCACGCTCGAAAAACTGGCACGCCTCAAACCCGCCTTCCGCCCCAACGGCACGGTGACCGCCGGCAACGCCAGCGGCATCAACGACGGCGCGGCAGCGCTCCTGCTTGCCAACCGCGCCCAAATCGAGCGGCAAGGCTTGAAACCTATGGCACGCATCGTCAGCATGGCCGTCGCCGGGGTTGACCCGCGTACCATGGGGCTTGGCCCTGTGCCGGCAACACGCAAGGCGCTGGCACGCGCCGGGCTACGCATCGAAGACATTGACCTGGTCGAATTGAATGAGGCGTTTGCCGTGCAAGCACTGGCGTGCATCCGCGAACTGGGATTGAACCCCGACATCGTCAACGTCAACGGCGGCGCGATTGCCCTCGGTCATCCTCTCGGCTGTTCAGGCGCACGCATTCTCACCACGCTGGTGCACGAAATGCGCCGTCGCGACAACGTGCGCTACGGGCTGGCGACCATGTGCATCGGTGTGGGGCAAGGCATCGCCACCATTGTCGAAAAAGTGGAGGGATAA
- a CDS encoding alpha-glucosidase, producing MKRRWGLRFLVLVLVLSAGWYAWNTWRMRPIVGALEIAPEWQTGAAFTLGEFDVLWNGKRGLLSIHHHSRPEKTLWANVPGRAFVGGGVGVEEVRESRGLFRIEDHLRTTCADQTLDDFATEGERLIISGQLRCSDGSRVPYRFTLTPDVTNHLAFRLEVQEPLNRTFLTYANDKDEHFFGFGEQFTFFDLKGHRVPILVSEQGIGRGKQPLTFLADLTAGAGGTPYHTYIAVPHYITSKMRSLMLDNSEYAEFNLRAANMVQIRLFAPVMVGTIINGDTPTDLIQAYTARVGRMRPLPDWILQGAVVGMQGGTARVRDVWQQLQAHETPIAAFWLQDWVGQRTTSFGKQLWWNWELDTDRYPEWEALVNDLHAQGVRVMLYVSPFLADVSEKPNHRRNLFAEALENGYLVTKADGSPYLIQNTSFAAGLVDLTNPDAYAWLQTIISENLLGIGADGWMADFGEALPWDAHLAAGIPASTLHNRYPELWARLNRETIEDAGRGDDVVFFMRAGFTRSPLYATLFWEGDQLVSWDEYDGIKSAVTGLLSSGLSGFAFNHSDIGGYTTITNPLLSYHRSKELLMRWMELNAFTTVYRTHEGNIPDANAQFYSDDETLAHFSRMAKVYAAWAFYRRQLVDEAAQTGLPVVRHLFLHYPDDPNVWRIRYEEFLVGTELLVAPVLDPQKETVDVYLPAGRWVHVWTGEVYGSPETGTHVRVSAPLGYPAVFYREGSDVGAQFVANLRAAHLLDEKGAQP from the coding sequence ATGAAACGTCGCTGGGGATTGCGGTTCCTTGTTCTGGTGCTCGTGCTGAGCGCAGGGTGGTACGCATGGAACACCTGGCGTATGCGCCCCATCGTCGGCGCGCTGGAAATCGCACCAGAATGGCAAACGGGTGCCGCTTTCACACTGGGTGAATTCGACGTGCTCTGGAACGGAAAACGGGGCTTGCTCTCCATCCATCACCACTCGCGCCCCGAAAAAACGCTCTGGGCAAATGTGCCTGGGCGCGCCTTTGTCGGCGGTGGGGTTGGCGTCGAAGAGGTGCGCGAATCGCGGGGATTGTTTCGCATCGAAGACCATCTCCGCACCACCTGCGCCGACCAAACACTCGATGATTTTGCCACAGAAGGCGAACGGCTCATCATCAGCGGACAACTGCGCTGTTCGGACGGGTCGCGCGTGCCCTACCGCTTCACCCTGACGCCGGACGTGACGAACCATCTGGCGTTTCGTCTCGAAGTCCAGGAACCGCTCAACCGCACGTTTCTCACCTATGCCAACGACAAAGATGAACACTTCTTCGGCTTTGGGGAACAATTTACCTTCTTCGATTTGAAAGGCCACCGCGTCCCCATCCTGGTGTCTGAACAAGGCATCGGGCGCGGCAAACAGCCGCTCACCTTCCTAGCCGACCTCACCGCCGGCGCCGGGGGCACACCGTACCACACCTACATCGCCGTGCCACATTATATCACCAGCAAAATGCGCTCGCTCATGCTGGACAACAGCGAATACGCCGAATTCAATCTGCGTGCCGCAAACATGGTGCAAATTCGGCTCTTTGCGCCGGTCATGGTCGGCACCATCATCAACGGCGACACCCCAACCGACCTCATTCAGGCGTACACCGCGCGGGTGGGACGCATGCGTCCCTTGCCCGATTGGATTCTCCAAGGCGCGGTCGTCGGTATGCAAGGGGGCACCGCCCGCGTGCGCGACGTGTGGCAACAGTTGCAAGCCCACGAGACGCCCATCGCCGCCTTTTGGCTGCAAGATTGGGTCGGGCAACGCACCACCAGTTTTGGCAAACAACTCTGGTGGAACTGGGAACTCGACACTGACCGCTATCCGGAGTGGGAAGCGCTTGTCAACGACTTGCACGCGCAGGGGGTGCGCGTCATGCTCTACGTCAGCCCGTTCCTGGCGGACGTGAGCGAGAAGCCCAACCACCGCCGCAACCTGTTCGCCGAAGCGCTTGAAAACGGCTATCTCGTCACCAAAGCCGATGGTTCGCCCTATCTCATCCAAAACACCAGTTTCGCCGCCGGGCTGGTTGATTTGACCAACCCCGACGCCTACGCCTGGCTACAAACCATCATCAGCGAAAACCTGCTGGGTATCGGCGCGGACGGCTGGATGGCGGACTTTGGCGAAGCCCTGCCCTGGGACGCGCATCTCGCCGCCGGCATTCCGGCATCCACCCTGCACAACCGCTATCCCGAACTCTGGGCGCGGCTCAACCGCGAGACGATTGAGGACGCCGGGCGCGGCGACGACGTGGTCTTTTTCATGCGGGCGGGTTTTACACGCAGCCCACTCTACGCCACGCTCTTCTGGGAAGGCGACCAGCTCGTCAGCTGGGACGAATACGATGGCATCAAAAGCGCCGTCACCGGCTTGCTCTCATCCGGTCTGTCGGGATTTGCGTTCAACCACAGCGACATTGGCGGCTACACCACAATTACCAATCCGCTTCTCTCATACCACCGCAGCAAAGAACTGCTCATGCGGTGGATGGAATTGAACGCTTTCACAACCGTGTACCGCACACACGAAGGCAACATCCCCGACGCCAACGCGCAGTTTTACAGCGACGACGAGACGCTGGCGCACTTCAGCCGCATGGCAAAAGTCTATGCCGCCTGGGCGTTCTACCGCCGCCAGCTGGTGGATGAAGCCGCCCAAACCGGCTTGCCGGTGGTGCGCCACCTTTTCCTGCACTACCCGGACGACCCCAACGTGTGGCGCATTCGCTACGAGGAATTTCTGGTAGGCACAGAATTGCTTGTTGCGCCCGTGCTCGATCCCCAAAAAGAGACGGTGGACGTCTATTTGCCCGCCGGTCGGTGGGTACACGTCTGGACTGGCGAGGTGTACGGTTCCCCAGAAACCGGCACGCATGTTCGCGTCTCCGCCCCGCTGGGGTATCCCGCCGTCTTCTACCGCGAAGGGTCGGACGTGGGCGCGCAGTTTGTCGCCAACTTGCGCGCCGCCCACCTACTGGATGAAAAAGGAGCGCAACCATGA
- a CDS encoding GNAT family N-acetyltransferase: MSQTRIQSHDMLVRPARREDTDAIMRWLPRVLGEHDYVLETWHTWLDDDEPLLVGEFEGTPIAITHMVHIAPDELWLQGLRLHPDYHGRGLGKAMHEANLRYALSQPGVRVVSLATANDVVRHLCPKSGMRWCGDWLLYEADALPEQPTPPPAHLTAEDSDTLEALLAASPYRRTHANRFPAGWKFPRLRDELLREWLAEGRFLALRDTNGRVHAGVVAIPPPNVEDGDAWTLLVLGDTEGLVWAGRVVRALAAKAGVQRLAAFIPDDATWRGAWEQAGWRFKEESAFARMSVYEKWRDLDD, encoded by the coding sequence ATGAGCCAAACACGCATCCAGTCGCACGATATGCTGGTGCGCCCTGCACGCCGCGAGGATACCGACGCGATCATGCGCTGGTTGCCGCGTGTCCTGGGCGAGCACGATTATGTGCTGGAAACATGGCACACCTGGTTGGACGACGACGAACCATTGCTTGTGGGAGAATTTGAAGGCACACCCATCGCGATTACGCACATGGTGCACATCGCCCCCGATGAGCTCTGGTTGCAGGGCTTGCGCCTCCATCCCGACTATCACGGGCGCGGGCTGGGCAAAGCCATGCACGAAGCCAATTTGCGCTACGCGCTCAGCCAACCCGGCGTGCGTGTGGTCTCCTTGGCGACGGCGAATGACGTCGTGCGCCACCTCTGCCCCAAAAGCGGCATGCGCTGGTGCGGTGATTGGCTCTTGTACGAAGCCGACGCGCTGCCGGAACAGCCTACCCCGCCACCGGCACACCTCACCGCCGAGGATAGCGACACGCTGGAAGCGCTCCTCGCGGCATCGCCGTATCGGCGCACGCATGCCAACCGTTTTCCCGCAGGGTGGAAATTCCCGCGCTTGCGCGATGAACTGTTGCGAGAATGGCTAGCCGAAGGGCGCTTCCTGGCTCTGCGCGACACCAACGGGCGCGTGCACGCCGGCGTGGTCGCCATTCCACCGCCCAACGTTGAAGACGGCGACGCCTGGACGCTCCTGGTGCTGGGTGATACCGAGGGGCTTGTCTGGGCGGGGCGCGTGGTGCGAGCGCTGGCAGCCAAAGCGGGCGTACAGCGGCTCGCCGCCTTCATCCCCGATGACGCCACCTGGCGCGGCGCTTGGGAACAAGCAGGGTGGCGCTTCAAAGAAGAGTCGGCGTTTGCGCGTATGAGCGTGTACGAAAAATGGCGAGATTTAGATGATTGA
- a CDS encoding DMT family transporter produces the protein MKRPSSTTLALLALSGSALFWAGNFIVGRALREAMPPLLLTLGRWVVAALILLPLAGRATWRARADVWRARRLVVFLSVSGVVLFQLCVYSALQRTTAVNAIIFLSLTPVAIALIARFWFGERLNGRQWVGIGVSLLGALVIIGRGSSAFLAALRFNRGDVLMLAAVCLWAAYSHALRHRPATLPHAVLLTASVVVGVGLMMPLAGWAWWRGLTVQMTPPVAAGIVYVGVCASVLAFYFWNWGVSVLGANRAGVFLHLMPLFGAMLSFVFLGEGIHGFHLVGASGILGGIWLMNRAEA, from the coding sequence ATGAAACGACCATCCTCCACGACGCTCGCGCTCCTGGCGCTGAGCGGGTCGGCACTGTTTTGGGCGGGCAATTTTATTGTAGGACGGGCGTTGCGTGAAGCCATGCCCCCGCTTTTGCTCACTTTGGGGCGGTGGGTGGTGGCGGCGTTGATTTTGCTGCCGCTGGCGGGACGGGCGACGTGGCGGGCGCGTGCAGATGTATGGCGTGCTCGGCGGTTGGTGGTGTTCCTGAGCGTCAGCGGCGTGGTCTTGTTTCAATTGTGCGTTTACAGTGCGTTGCAGAGGACAACCGCTGTCAATGCGATTATTTTCCTCTCGCTGACGCCGGTGGCGATTGCGCTGATAGCGCGCTTCTGGTTTGGTGAGCGTTTGAATGGACGGCAATGGGTGGGCATTGGGGTTTCGTTGCTGGGGGCGCTGGTCATCATTGGACGTGGTTCATCGGCTTTTTTGGCGGCCTTGCGGTTCAATCGCGGTGATGTGTTGATGCTGGCGGCGGTCTGCTTGTGGGCGGCCTATTCACATGCGTTGCGCCACCGCCCGGCGACGTTGCCGCACGCCGTTTTGCTGACGGCGTCGGTTGTGGTGGGGGTCGGTTTGATGATGCCGCTTGCCGGCTGGGCGTGGTGGCGTGGGCTCACAGTGCAGATGACGCCGCCGGTTGCGGCTGGAATCGTGTATGTGGGCGTCTGTGCGTCCGTGCTCGCGTTTTACTTTTGGAATTGGGGTGTGAGCGTGCTGGGGGCGAATCGTGCAGGAGTGTTTCTGCACCTGATGCCTCTGTTTGGCGCGATGCTTTCGTTTGTGTTTTTGGGCGAGGGGATTCACGGCTTTCATTTGGTGGGCGCGAGCGGCATTTTGGGGGGTATTTGGCTGATGAACCGGGCGGAGGCATGA
- a CDS encoding endonuclease III domain-containing protein → MTNPAFDIDEAMRRVEAAVRPFPKAALFELAEEGHASVFEILVACILSIRTRDEVTLPVARSLFTHARTPNDILALGVEGVDQLIRAVSFHERKAAQIVAIARHAVEHHNGKLPCHRETLLAFKGVGPKCANLTLAIACGEPFIAVDVHVHRITNRWGYVHTRTPEETLRELEHKLPRRYWIDINRLLVPFGKFICTGTRPKCAQCPLNDMCARVGVA, encoded by the coding sequence ATGACAAACCCCGCTTTTGACATTGACGAAGCCATGCGGCGCGTTGAAGCCGCCGTGCGCCCCTTTCCCAAGGCGGCGCTGTTTGAACTTGCCGAAGAAGGGCATGCCAGCGTCTTTGAAATTCTGGTGGCGTGCATTCTTTCCATCCGCACCCGCGACGAAGTGACGCTCCCCGTCGCCCGAAGTCTTTTCACCCATGCGCGCACGCCCAACGACATACTCGCATTAGGCGTTGAGGGTGTAGACCAACTCATCCGCGCCGTCTCGTTCCATGAGCGCAAAGCCGCCCAAATTGTTGCCATCGCACGCCACGCCGTTGAGCACCACAACGGCAAACTCCCCTGCCACCGTGAGACGCTGCTTGCCTTCAAGGGGGTTGGTCCCAAATGCGCCAACCTGACGTTGGCGATTGCCTGCGGCGAACCGTTCATCGCGGTTGACGTTCATGTGCACCGTATCACCAACCGCTGGGGCTACGTCCACACCCGCACACCGGAGGAAACGCTCCGCGAACTTGAACATAAACTGCCCCGCCGCTACTGGATTGACATCAACCGCTTGCTCGTCCCGTTTGGCAAATTCATCTGCACCGGCACACGCCCCAAGTGCGCTCAATGCCCCCTCAACGATATGTGCGCCCGTGTCGGAGTTGCCTAG
- a CDS encoding ATP-dependent Clp protease ATP-binding subunit: protein MNFNRFTERAQDAIARSQEILLRYQHTQLDVEHVLLALLEQPDGLVPQILERLDVDVERMRARLDEILKAQPKVRFSGATPAQQVYVTPSVQRLALLVSQEADEMDDEYISTEHMLLGIARLAEQQKQTPLGRLFAEFNIHLEDLYDVIDEMRGGQKVDDPYAETRYQALEKYGRDLTKLAAEGKLDPVIGREAEILRVMRVLARRKKNNPVLIGEAGVGKTAIVEGLAQMVVAGDVPDHLRGKRIIELDLGAMVAGSRFRGEFEERLKAAMDEIVNAQGEIILFIDELHNLVGAGAAQGAMDASNLMKPMLARGELQVIGATTLDEYRNYIEKDSALERRFAPVFVEEPSVEDTIEMLKGLRRRYEQHHNVTITDEAIEAAVKLSHRYVTDRKLPDKAIDLVDEAAAKLRVDAFNMPLDLRARKQEIDRLATLEEEAWQNRDYETAATYKSQRIVLEQEFMAAVEAWRAEQGLDETVDAEDVAEIVSAWTGIPVKRMMQKEAEKLLHMEEYLRRRVVGQDEAIAAISDAIRRARSGLKDPKRPIGSFIFLGPTGVGKTELAKALAEFLFDDEDAMVRVDMSEYREPHTVSRLIGSPPGYVGYGEGGQLTEQVRRRPFQVVLFDEIEKAHPEIFNVLLQVLDDGRLTDGQGRTVDFRNTVIIMTSNLGTRYMQRGGPLGFRVGERGDENLLRNAEVEEDLKRSFRPEFLNRVDEVIVFRALTKEDLHKIVDLQVKYLTDRVLEAGLSIELTDAARDWLAEKGYNPEFGARPLKRVIQRHVETPLSRRLLAGEFREGDTIVVDVENGELAFRRKEAAHA from the coding sequence ATGAATTTCAATCGTTTTACCGAACGCGCTCAGGATGCAATTGCACGTTCACAGGAAATTTTATTGCGCTACCAGCACACCCAACTCGATGTCGAACACGTCTTATTGGCGTTGCTGGAACAGCCGGATGGGCTGGTGCCGCAAATTTTAGAGCGCCTCGATGTTGATGTGGAGCGGATGCGGGCGCGCCTGGATGAAATTTTGAAAGCCCAGCCCAAAGTGCGCTTCTCTGGCGCGACACCGGCGCAACAAGTCTATGTCACGCCGTCCGTCCAGCGGCTGGCGCTGCTGGTGAGCCAGGAAGCCGACGAGATGGATGATGAGTACATCTCGACGGAGCACATGCTTCTGGGGATTGCCCGCCTGGCGGAGCAGCAGAAACAGACGCCGCTGGGGCGGCTCTTCGCCGAATTCAACATTCATCTCGAAGATTTGTATGATGTGATTGACGAGATGCGCGGTGGTCAGAAGGTGGACGACCCCTATGCCGAAACGCGCTACCAGGCGCTGGAAAAGTATGGGCGCGACCTGACGAAACTGGCCGCCGAAGGCAAACTCGACCCTGTGATTGGGCGTGAAGCTGAAATTTTGCGGGTGATGCGCGTGCTCGCACGCCGCAAGAAGAATAACCCCGTGCTCATTGGCGAAGCGGGGGTTGGCAAGACCGCCATTGTCGAAGGGTTGGCGCAGATGGTTGTGGCGGGCGATGTGCCCGACCACTTGCGCGGGAAGCGTATCATCGAACTCGACCTGGGGGCGATGGTGGCCGGCTCGCGCTTCCGCGGGGAATTTGAAGAGCGCCTGAAAGCCGCCATGGACGAAATTGTCAACGCCCAGGGGGAAATCATCCTCTTCATTGATGAGTTGCACAACCTGGTGGGCGCTGGGGCGGCGCAAGGCGCCATGGACGCCAGCAATCTGATGAAGCCCATGCTGGCACGCGGCGAATTGCAAGTCATCGGCGCGACAACGCTTGATGAGTATCGCAATTACATTGAAAAAGATAGCGCGCTGGAACGCCGCTTCGCGCCTGTTTTTGTGGAAGAGCCGAGCGTCGAAGATACGATTGAGATGCTGAAGGGCTTGCGGCGTCGGTATGAGCAGCACCACAACGTGACGATTACCGATGAAGCCATCGAGGCGGCTGTGAAACTCAGCCACCGGTACGTCACCGACCGCAAGTTGCCTGACAAGGCGATTGACCTGGTGGACGAAGCCGCGGCAAAACTGCGCGTGGATGCGTTCAACATGCCGCTGGACCTGCGCGCTCGCAAGCAGGAGATTGACCGGCTGGCGACGCTGGAAGAAGAGGCATGGCAAAATCGCGATTACGAAACCGCGGCGACCTACAAGAGCCAGCGGATTGTGCTGGAACAGGAATTCATGGCGGCTGTGGAAGCGTGGCGGGCGGAACAAGGGCTGGATGAAACGGTGGACGCCGAAGATGTTGCCGAGATTGTTTCGGCGTGGACGGGTATCCCCGTGAAGCGGATGATGCAGAAGGAAGCCGAGAAACTTCTGCACATGGAAGAATACCTGCGCCGCCGCGTGGTTGGGCAGGATGAAGCGATTGCCGCCATCAGTGACGCCATTCGGCGTGCGCGTAGCGGGTTGAAAGACCCCAAGCGCCCGATTGGCTCGTTCATCTTCCTGGGCCCGACCGGGGTTGGAAAGACCGAGCTGGCAAAAGCGCTGGCTGAATTCCTGTTTGACGATGAGGACGCGATGGTGCGGGTGGATATGAGCGAATACCGCGAACCGCACACGGTCAGCCGCCTGATTGGTTCGCCGCCCGGCTATGTCGGGTATGGTGAAGGCGGTCAGTTGACCGAACAGGTCCGCCGCCGTCCATTCCAGGTGGTGCTCTTTGATGAAATCGAAAAGGCGCACCCGGAAATCTTCAACGTGCTGTTGCAAGTGTTGGACGATGGGCGCTTGACCGACGGGCAAGGGCGAACGGTGGACTTCCGCAACACGGTCATCATTATGACGTCCAACCTGGGCACGCGCTACATGCAGCGTGGCGGCCCGTTGGGCTTCCGTGTGGGTGAGCGCGGCGACGAAAACCTGTTGCGCAATGCCGAAGTCGAGGAAGACTTGAAGCGCTCGTTCCGTCCGGAATTCCTGAACCGTGTGGATGAAGTTATCGTCTTCCGCGCGTTGACGAAGGAAGATTTGCACAAGATTGTGGACTTGCAGGTCAAGTATCTTACCGACCGTGTGCTGGAAGCGGGGCTTTCGATTGAATTGACGGACGCCGCGCGCGACTGGCTGGCGGAAAAGGGCTACAACCCTGAATTTGGGGCGCGTCCGTTGAAGCGCGTGATTCAGCGCCATGTGGAAACGCCGCTCAGTCGGCGCTTGCTGGCGGGTGAGTTCCGCGAAGGCGATACGATTGTGGTGGATGTCGAAAATGGTGAATTGGCGTTCCGCCGCAAGGAAGCCGCACACGCCTGA
- a CDS encoding GntR family transcriptional regulator: MTTMQKTSTTWTPLDIGWLLLAQRVLTTPRRFNLLLALAESGAEGCTAANLAERLHVSPALVERELADLALMGVVSQTDGADGTFVLAEHPLKTHIERLARYTQRMAASP; the protein is encoded by the coding sequence ATGACGACGATGCAAAAGACCTCAACCACCTGGACACCGCTTGACATAGGCTGGCTGTTATTGGCGCAACGTGTGCTCACAACACCACGTCGGTTCAACCTCTTGCTGGCGCTTGCCGAATCTGGTGCGGAAGGATGCACAGCAGCCAACCTTGCCGAACGCTTGCACGTCTCTCCTGCACTGGTCGAGCGTGAATTGGCGGATTTGGCGTTGATGGGAGTGGTGAGCCAGACGGACGGGGCGGATGGAACGTTTGTGCTTGCCGAACACCCCCTCAAAACGCACATAGAACGCCTGGCGCGCTACACACAGCGTATGGCAGCGTCGCCCTGA